A single window of Macaca mulatta isolate MMU2019108-1 chromosome 9, T2T-MMU8v2.0, whole genome shotgun sequence DNA harbors:
- the C9H10orf62 gene encoding uncharacterized protein C10orf62 homolog (The RefSeq protein has 2 substitutions compared to this genomic sequence), which translates to MLWVQKKRRRKATSECPPDKDKSPESHKAKNESWIKSHFSRLSEEKLARNNNASTNGNATQTESGSGEASTTIHMETFTTRHGEVGSALHRESFTSRQKASGPPVIQEIHQESGKAPSTDEATWAAVAACTKEIDTQGRHLAHSMLQRATAYQHSGHLESKDINQEELRALEEVEMKLQKNFLTQRENTIAGANHTHTFYGHSHHSHHGHPSHQSHSLPNRRH; encoded by the coding sequence ATGCTGTGGGTtcagaaaaagaggagaagaaaggcaACCTCTGAGTGTCTACCAGACAAGGACAAGTCACCAGAATCCCATAAAGCAAAGAATGAAAGCTGGATCAAATCTCACTTTAGCCGCCTTTCCGAAGAGAAGCTGGCCCGCAACAACAATGCCAGCACCAATGGCAATGCTACCCAGACTGAGAGTGGGAGTGGAGAGGCCAGCACCACAATTCACATGGAGACCTTCACCACGAGGCACGGAGAAGTGGGCTCCGCTCTGCACCGGGAATCCTTCACCAGCAGGCAGAAGGCATCCGGGCCACCAGTGATCCAAGAGATCCACCAGGAGTCTGGAAAAGCCCCATCCACCGATGAGGCCACGTGGGCCGCTGTGGCTGCCTGCACCAAGGAGATTGACACCCAGGGGCGGCACCTGGCTCACTCCATGCTGCAGCGGGCCACAGCTTACCAGCACTCAGGTCACCTGGAGTCCAGGGACATCAACCAGGAGGAGCTGAGGGCCCTCGAGGAAGTGGAGATGAAGCTGCAAAAGAATTTCCTCACCCAGCGGGAAAACACCATAGCTGGTGccaaccacacacacactttctatGGCCACAGTCACCACAGTCACCACGGCCACCCGAGCCACCAGAGCCACAGTCTGCCCAACCGCAGACACTAG